DNA from Bos indicus isolate NIAB-ARS_2022 breed Sahiwal x Tharparkar chromosome 15, NIAB-ARS_B.indTharparkar_mat_pri_1.0, whole genome shotgun sequence:
agcaaaaagcattttaaatcagATCACTTTCCATTACATTTCATTAACTTACcgtttctcattttctctcttaagTCTGCGGGATTGGTTTGGATTCCCATCagattttgtttcattctttgaaTGCTTCCTTTTATTCTAAATTTGGTAATATAGTAACAGTTTGAGAGAGTAAATTGGAATTGTTCCTCAATGCATCTCATGGCCATCCGTATCAGTTGATCTTTTTTCACTTGGTCTTTCTCTGCTGCCTGGAGAACATCAGGATGATAGGCAACATCGATGACTGTGTAAACATCTGTGTGTGTAATTCAGAAGGTGTGAAATGAAGACAATTTGTTTTAGTAATGATATCGTCAGGTAATATTTTAAGTCATATCCTGATAAAGATGGAAAAGTATAAATTCTATTTCTGTATCTTCAAAGACAATCACAATGgtgctatatatataaaattccaaTTAGAGAATTTCTTGGcattttatatgaattaaaataGCTCATATTATTAGGAAATTAGTATTCAATTTTCACAAAGtacctttattcagttcagttcagtcgctcagttgtgtccgactctttgcaaccccatgggccctTATTATTCATTGACTATACCATGACCAAATATGTAATGCCTTTTTACCACGTAAAATCTGGCCCATGCTTATTCCCAcatcccaatttttaaaatgtgctttctcTCCCATAATTCTATGTACCTGATGTCTCAGATATATCTTCTGGTCTGCCAATACTTAGAGGTACTGGATGAGTGGCTGATTCTGGAGCTGGGATCCTTTTCCACTGACATAGGttgataaaaagtaatttttctttcgGTTTCTAGAAAGCAAAAAATTTGCATGTCTCaaaatccagtttttaaaatttttaaaaatatcctaaaGGTAACTCATCACAGAGTTACCTCCCCAACCAAATAAGTtctctttatttgaaaaatctcCAACTATGTTATTCTCTATTAAATAATTACattacttttgatttttattctaGCAGAAAAATGACTGATTTTGGGATCTCCAAAATGTGTCAAATATGAAATTCCCATTCTTATTCCATCAACACTGTCTTTCACATTACATTCAATTTTCCATTATTCAGAGTGACAGTTTCCCTCAATGTTCTTATGTTGAAGTAGTAATAGCTAAGGGTAAGCCATTGTCTGGTTATTCCAGGACCATTTCAATCAGGACTTCCCTTTCTCTGGGCACCAACTCTACATACCAGGATCCTGGTTTGTAGACAGAGCTGTGGTTCTGGGGCAGCACAGAGCTCTTTCCCCTCTTTGAGCTGCTGTTGAATGAACTTCTGATAGCTCTCAGGGTTACTTTCAGCCAGATCATCTAAGAGGTTCCAGAACTGAGTAACCTGGGTAAGCAGACCCTTTGAGGATGACTCCATGATTGAGATGAATAGGCCTCTTAAGCCTGTGGAAAGACATgacttaaggaagaaaaaaatctcccCTCAAATCTATTCTTTGGGGGGAGGAGGAACAGTTCAGGGGCTGTCTTGTTGAAGTTGACAGCTATTCTTAACACCAGTGCCTAAAAGATTATGGATCAGCactgttttatcttttccttatACTCTATTTAGTACCCTTTCTTACATTCTCAAGATGCTCTCTCAGATAGTAAGTCCTTAACCTCTGCATAGACCATCAcaagccttgctgctgctgctaagtcgcttcagtcgtgtccgactctgtgcgaccccgtagactgcagcccactaggcttctctgtccatgggattctccaggcaagaacactggagtgggttgccatttccttctccagtgcatgaaagtgaaaagtcaaagtgaagtcgctcagtcgtgtccgactcttcgcgaccccatggactgcagcctactaggctcctccgtccatgggattttccaggcaagagtactggagtgggtcgccagtgccttctccgcttGAGAGGTCATTTAAAATTTGGATTTCTTGGGATTTTCTTGTTTCAGCACCCGGGTATATGCTAACTGGGGCCTGAATTTGCTAGAAGTGTGCTGTGGGTTGAGGGTCACATGAGACTTTCTCAATCCTCAGCATAGTTTAGGAGTTAAAAGCATGGACTCTGCAGCCAGAATGCCGAGATTCCACTCTTAGCTCtatcatttactagctgtgtgatcttgagaaaTTAATTTACACATGTGCCTCAGTTTATTCTCCTCGAAATGGAGGCGATAATACCTATCTCATAGGGTTATCGTGAGGATTAAGTAAGCTAATACGGAGAGGCTGGAACACCTGCCAAGAATAATATTCTCTATACCACTTGATATAACCTCTCTCTAAGCCCCCTCCGTCAATGGAGACGTATCTCACAGCATCCACAGAATGAGGAGGATTCTCCAAATACTACATTAAGATTAGACTAAATGggaaatttaatttttccagAGGTCGGCGAACCTACCTCTTCCTTTGGTTTCTTGACAAAACGCGACGCCGGTTACCACGGTAACCACATTGGGACACCCTCTAATTGAGTCCGGAAAGCTCCAGACAGAAAAGTCTTATCTTTCTACATCCAGTTCCCGAGTCTTCTCCTTTTGGTTCTGGGCTTGCTTTTCGGCTTAGCCTGACCCACTTCTTTTCCAGGACGGAAAGAGGTCCTTTTGCCTCCCGTTCTACCTCTGAGGACTTCTAGAGTGTCCTGGAAACCCTTCTTTGGGAATCCTCGGGACTTCTGTTGGTGGGAAGAATTTCCCGTGAGCACCACTTCCGGCCTGGAAGGGAAGTCAGCTCCCTCTTCTCTCAGAGAGCTtcctcccccccaaccccgccacgCGAGGCTGCGGCGCACGGtatgggtgtgtttgtgtgtgtttttgtgggGAGGGCGTTTGGAAGGAAGGTTACCAGGAGCCCCGTGGCCGCTGGGGAGCAAGGGTCCCGGTGACGAAGATAGGGGTAGTTTCTCTTCCACTTGgaagctcccctccccacccccacttcagcCACTCTAGATACATCTTAGGGCCCAGTCGAGGGTCGTACCCGTCCAAAGCGTCCTTATCCCTTTTTGGGGAGTGAAACCCAACCCCTGGGATAGTCCCAGACGAACGTGAGCGGGGAATGCCCCAGCCAACCCGGCCGCCCGAATTCCGCTCCGGAGCAGCCCCCGGCCTCAGTCCGGAGAGAAATCTGCCTGTCGGCCTGGGCTGAGGGAACGGCGGCCGTGACCTGGGCCACGGGTGAGGGCGGAATAACCGGTGGGAAGGCTGCGTTTTCACGAAGGACTCGGGTGAAGCTGCAGAGCTGCCTTTGAGCCCTGACTCCTTGGCTTCCTGGGTCGGAGGAGATCTTGTAATGGAATGGTTCTTCGTCTCACACTAACAAGATGCCTGATTTCCTCAGGATCGAGGGGTGAGTGAGCGGTGGGGTGGTTGCCCAAAGCCCCTGATAGCTACACACGTGAATAtctctgtcatttattttttggaggcttCTGGACAAAATAGAACATAAAATTCCGTTGAATGAAGCAGTGTAGGGCATCTTTGCAGTTGATGTTTTTAGGGGTCAGTTTTTTTTACTGTTCATATTTGTGGCCCTGACTTTGTTAAATCTAGGTGTTTAACTGCAAACTAATTGAGATTTGGGAATTGATTTCTAATCTGAATTTTGTTTGCCCTGGACTGTGTGCCCTGGGGCAAGGTATGGCTTTAAGGGAATGTCATCTACAGAAAAGGAAtgaaggtgaagtgaagtgaagtcactcagtcgtgtccgactcttcgcgatcccatggactgtagcctacaaggctcctctgtccatggaattttccaggcaagagtactggaatgggttgccatttccttctccaggggatcttcctgacgcagggatcgaaccccggtctccctcattgcaggcagacagacgctttaccatctgagccaccagggaaaataaaacagttattttaaggattaaataaaatggtGCTCTTGAAAGCACTTAATTTGGTGTAGTTTCAGAGAACTCCAGTGTACATTATCTCCTTTCATCCTCACATTAGTGTGGACAGGTGTTTTCCCCTTTTAATGGTGAAGGAAAAACTATTCCTCAGGACCACTGACTTCTAGTTCAGTAATCTTTTCTTTATCTCATGCTTCATAgtgataaaatatattaaattattaaatgttaCTTATTGATTCATTTCAGATTGAAGAATGTCCCGAGTTCCTTTGGGGAAAGTTCTCCTGAGAAATGTCATCCGGCACACAGATGCTCACAATAAGGTTAGAGATACACCTTAGTTATTCCTCATGGTTAAGGAGGGCAAACAGTGTGCTTGGAGGGATTTTTGTACAGCTGGaagagacaaagataaataaaataaatagaatataatttgGTAAGTATTGTAATGTAGACATACACAAAGTGCTTTCATCCACTGAGGAAGGAATAATGAAATCTGCCTTGGGAAATTGGGAAAGGCTTCACACAATGGGTGGTATTTGAACTGCTGATGTTTGAACTAGTTCTTGATGAACAGGTTCAAGTTTATCAGATGTCAAAGATCATTCAGCACAGAGGAAACATCATGTAGTAGTATATGGTAAGGAGCATGAAGCAGTTATGGTAAGAAATTGTATGCATCTATAACGTAGAGAATTTGGGAGGTAATGGCAGAAGGTGAGGCTTGAGTGGTGAATTAGAGTTGGATTGTGATGCTTGGAGATCAGACTTTTTCCTGTAGGCAATAAAGAAACcattaaatatttcaaagcaaGGTTTGAGatgttccgttcagttcagtcactcagtcgtgtcttactctttgcgaccccatgaaccacagcatgccaggcctccctgtccatcaccaactcccggagtccaccaaaacccatgtccattgagtcgatgatgccatccaaccatctcatcatctgtcgtccttttctcctcctgccctcaatctttcccagcatcagggtcttttccaatgagtcagctcttcgcatcagatggccaaagtattggagtttcagcttcagcatcagtccttccaatgagcacccaggactgatctcctttacgatggactggttgaatctccttgcagtccaagggactctccaagagtcttctccaacaccacagctcaaaagcatcaattctttgatgctcagctttctttatagttcaactctcacatccattcatgaccactggaaaaaccatagccttgactagatggacctttgctggcaaagtagtgtctctgcttcttaatatgctatttaggttggtcataacttgccttccaaggagtaagcatcttttaattttattgctgtattcaccatctgcagtgattttggagcccagaaaaataaagtcagtcactgtttccactgtttcactgtatttttattttagaaagatgatTTGTTAGCTGGGGAGGGGATAGATCAGATGGGTTGAAATAGTAGAGAGGCCAGTTAGGAGATAGTTGTAGTATTTCAGGTGAGAGATGATGAGGGATTCACATGAAAACAGTGATAGTAGGGATGAAGATGAAGAATTTAGGGACTGGAGTTCAAGGAATTTGATGATTGATTGGATGATAGTGATAATTCTAGAATCAAGTATAACCACCTTGTGTGACTGGgtgaatgatgatgatgatgcaaTTAATTGAGATAgggaataaaataagaaacagatACGATGGGAAAGGTAATTAATTTGGTTTTGAACATGTTGATGGTAAGGTGCTTATAGGATATCCAGACAGTTGGCAACTTAGActtggaggaaaggagaaaaattgaGACTGGATATAAAGGTTTGAGGGTTACTGATGCACGAAGTGATAGAGGTCATGAGAGCAGATGAGGTCAAAACTTTAGTTGTCTTTGGTGAACTCTGTGCAacttctgtttcagttcagttcagtttctcagtggtgtccaactctgcgacctcatggatggcatcacgccaggtttccctgtctatcaccaactcctggagcttgctgaaactcatgtccattgagtcagtgatgccatccagtcgtctcctcctctgtcatcctcttctcttcctaccttcagtttttcccagcaccagggtctttccagtgaatcagctctttgatcaggtggccaaagttttggagcttcagcatcagtgtttccaatgaatgttcaggactgatttcctttaggattgactgctttgatctccttgtagtccaaaggactcacaagagtcttctccagcactgcagttcaaaaacatcaattctttggtgctcaggtttctttatagtccaactctcacatccatacatgactactggaaaaaccatagctttgactagatggacctatgttggtaaagtaatgtctctactttttaatatgctgtctaggtttgtcataacttttcttccaaggagcaagcatctttgaatttcatggctgcagtcaccatctgcagtgattttggagcccccaaaaataaagtcagccactgtttccagtgtttcgctatctatttgccatgaagtaatgggaccagataccgtAATCTTCGtcttttgaatgttaagttttaagccatctttttcactctcctctttgactttcatcaagagcctctttagttcctgtctgctttcttccataagggtggtgtcatctgcatatctgaggttattgatatttctccctgaagtcttgattcctgcttgtgcttcatccagcttggcgtttcatatgatgtactccccccaaaaaataataagcagggtgataatacatagccttgaagtactcctttcccaatttggaaccagtatgttgttccatgtctggttctaactgttggttcttgacctgcatacagatttctcaggaggcaggtaaggtggtctggtattcccaactcttgaattttccacagtttgttatgatccacacagtcagaagcTTTAGAGTagtaatgaagcagaaatagatgttcttctggaattctcttgctttttctgtgatctaaaagatgttggcaatttgatctctggttcttctgccttttctaaatccagtttgaacatctggaagttttggttcacacactgttgaagtctaacttggagaattttgagcattacttttgctagcctgtgagatgagtgcaattgtgcagtagtttgagcagtctttggcatttcctttcttagggattggaatgaaaactgaccttttccagtcctgtggccactgctgagttttccaaatttgctggcatattgggtgcagaacttaacaacatcatcttttaggacttgaaatagctcagctggaattccgtcacctccactagctttgttcatagtgatgcatcctaagtcctacttgacttcacattccaggatgtctggctctaggtgagtgatcacaccatcgtggttatctgggtcattaagatcttttttgtacagttcttctgtgtgttcttgctacctcttcttaatatcttctgcttctgttgggtccatactgtttctgtcctttattgcattcatctttgcatgaaatgttcccttggtatctctaattttcttgaagagatctctagtctttcccattctgttgttttcctctatttctttgcattgatcactgaggaaggcttccttaacTCTCCTTGATATTcgttggaagtctgcattcagatggatatatctctccttttctcctttgccttttgtttctcttcttttctcagctatttgtaaggcctcctcagacaaccattttacctttttgcatttctttttcttggggttggttttgatcattgcctcctataCAAGTGTTaggaatctccatccatagttcttcaggcattctgtctattagatgcaatcccttgaatctatttgtcacttccactgtataatcataagggatttgatttagatcatacctgaatggcctagtggttttccctactttctttaagtctgaattttgcaataaggagttcatgatctgatccacagtcagcttctggtcttgttttttctgactgtatagagcttctccatctttggctgcaaagaatagaatcagtctgattttggtattgaccatttggggatgtccatgtgtagagtcatcttttgtgttgttggaagagggtgtttgctatgaccagtgtgttctcttgaacaatatgaaaaaatgCAACTCCTAATTAGATTGCAGATGTTAATATTGTCCTATCCCCTGATATTTTGATTGTGAGTGAGTGTGTAGCTGTTACATAAGCAGCTTCTGCAATTGCTTTAAACCTCTCCTAGTTGGATGGTAAGCTTATATTTGAAAGCAGTGATTAAAAAAGGTAAATTGAGTGCAAATTTAACAGAATATTATAGGAGGGCTTAGAAATAGCTGATTGTTCTTTGTGCAGCTGTACTCTGCTTTTCAGGAAATTGTCTAACAGTTCTCAtgctattttgttttgctttgtttttaacaaaaattactGTGTTGTAAAAGAGACATAGCCTAGAAAGTTGAAAGACCAGTCTTTATTGGCTTTTTGACTTTGGTAAAAATCGATgagcttttgtttcttctcagTAAAATGTAGTAATAGTAccttttttttgctttccttgtAAGATTGCTTAAAATTCAATAGAGATGATACAATTAAAATCACAAAGCATTTTAGAAACATAAGGGATTATCGTTTTCTAACTGCAGCATACTTGGTTAATAAGGTGAAGAGTGTATCTATGCAGGGGTTAAAAAGCTCTTTTGTTGCTGCAGAATTCTACATAATTGAGATTTACTGAGTTGGATTGTTTAAGCACTCTAGAGAAACCAGAATTTGTTTCCCAGGTTCCTGATCAAAACACAGTTTGTAATCCAATAACTAGTGCAGACTTTATTTGCAATTACTTTTCTGTGATGTaaagtgttatttttattaacttattttttaaaaataagtttatttattggCTGAACTAGGTATTCATTGCTTTGCACAGGGACTACTCGTTGTATggacttctcattttggtggcctCTCTCGTTGGAGAGCACAGGGTCTGGGTGCAcagcacatgagctcagtagttggggctttCAGGCTCCAGagcgcgggctcagtagttgtggcagaaGGACTCAGTTGCTtcgcagcatgtgaaatcttcccagacaagggatcgaCCCTGTGTCCTCttcattggcatgtggattcttatctacagtgccaccggggaagttcTAGTaacttatttgtctttctttctttttttttttaaatccagataCAAGAGGAATCAGATATGTGGAAAATAAGAGAACTGGAGAAACAGATGGATGATGCTTACCGGGGGACCAAAAGGAGAATGTTACCCAGCAGTTCAAGGTGAAGTTGCAACTCTGAGAACCAAAATACTCTCATCTCATTCAGAATCATcaacttttgtttaaaaatatgatggTGTGCTAAAGATAGATGAATTCAGTTCTGTGAGTCTTTTAAGACCTTCCTTTTTTCATAAATCTTGACTCAAGCATACAGGTAATGGCTATGATGCATATAGCCCCACTCTTTGTACTTATTTGGAATGGAGAACTTAAAAATTCTGCCTTGAACAATTGTAAACGTTAAGGATTCTATGGATTCTGACCTTACCTGATGGCTTTTGACTTAAGATTTTCTATGAGCATGTTATGGTCACTTAGCTGATCATTCACACCTTTGCCTTTTTAGTCTTTCATCCTCTCTCTGCGTTTTCTTTATCTACTCACTGTCTTAGTCACACAACCTTTCACATTACCTTCTTAATAATTTGAGTGTGAGTATGAAAGATTATGTAGGCTTAGTTGTCTTACCTG
Protein-coding regions in this window:
- the PIH1D2 gene encoding PIH1 domain-containing protein 2, producing the protein MESSSKGLLTQVTQFWNLLDDLAESNPESYQKFIQQQLKEGKELCAAPEPQLCLQTRILKPKEKLLFINLCQWKRIPAPESATHPVPLSIGRPEDISETSDVYTVIDVAYHPDVLQAAEKDQVKKDQLIRMAMRCIEEQFQFTLSNCYYITKFRIKGSIQRMKQNLMGIQTNPADLREKMRNELTLEKIRSSTVSTSDQFPQLLLPEDQVSSKTACLIEEISSTEIKVEMKRPAYELKIVADQNEKPLKIELKVELPGVNSVSLCDLSVSEDDILIEVSEKYRLYLNLPESVDTEMTTAKFIKEKATLIVTMPLV